In one Lolium rigidum isolate FL_2022 chromosome 3, APGP_CSIRO_Lrig_0.1, whole genome shotgun sequence genomic region, the following are encoded:
- the LOC124699090 gene encoding probable glycerol-3-phosphate acyltransferase 3, whose amino-acid sequence MAKKQKLSQRLFSALLSFLLHGRSTRPPAVSSRTTAAAVTASPPHPSTLHNHHSSSCPPMEDKLTVPRTLILDVDTGLLLPSSSLFPYFMLVALEAGGYVRGMVLLLLYPIIFCMGGDSDAAVRVMAMVAFCGLRASRFRAGCAVLPKWFMEDVAAEGFETMRMSGAAGGRRVCVTRRLPRVMVEGFLSEYLGAEAVVGREMKVLWGFYTGLMVEEDEVVLEEKKKKIMGECGDAVGFCGSPEFLRHPLSRCCKDIYLVTREGRATWQALPRSKYPKAVVFHDGRLAFLPTAGSTLAMFMWLPFGISLGAARLVVALTVPYRYSTPILAATGMSWRLKDGGERPPLQGADGDERGRRRGQMFVCNHRTLIDPVYVSVALDRQVRAVSYSLSRLSELISPIGRTVRLTRDRDADGRAMARLLERGDLVVVCPEGTTCREPYLLRFSPLFAELSDDVVPVGIAVETAMFYPTTAGGLKCLDSLYYIVNPRMCYTVQFLERVSTAAVREGKMPSADMANLVQKTMGDALGYSCTMLSRKDKYRMLAGNDGKCSSAAASRNHSS is encoded by the exons ATGGCCAAGAAGCAGAAACTCTCGCAGAGGCTCTTCTCCGCCctgctctccttcctcctccacggGAGGAGTACTAGGCCTCCGGCCGTCTCCAGCCGGACAACTGCCGCCGCCGTGACCGCATCGCCACCGCACCCATCCACGCTGCACAACCACCATAGTTCCTCCTGCCCTCCAATGGAAGACAAGCTCACCGTCCCGCGAACTCTGATCCTCGACGTGGACACCGGGCTCCTGCTCCCGTCGTCATCCCTCTTCCCCTACTTCATGCTCGTGGCGCTGGAGGCCGGAGGGTACGTACGAGGCatggtgctcctcctcctctaccctaTCATCTTCTGCATGGGCGGCGACAGCGACGCGGCAGTGAGAGTGATGGCCATGGTGGCCTTCTGCGGGCTGCGCGCGAGCCGCTTCCGCGCCGGCTGTGCCGTGCTGCCCAAGTGGTTCATGGAGGACGTGGCCGCAGAAGGGTTCGAGACGATGAGGATGAGCGGTGCCGCCGGCGGGAGGAGGgtgtgcgtgacgaggcggttgcCGAGGGTGATGGTGGAGGGGTTCCTGTCGGAGTACCTCGGGGCGGAGGCGGTCGTCGGGAGGGAGATGAAGGTGCTCTGGGGGTTctacaccggtctcatggtggaaGAAGACGAGGTGGtgttggaggagaagaagaagaagatcatggGCGAGTGTGGTGATGCCGTGGGATTCTGTGGCTCGCCGGAGTTTCTCCGCCATCCTCTCTCACGCTGTTGCAAG GATATCTACCTCGTGACACGGGAGGGCAGGGCCACCTGGCAGGCGCTGCCGAGGAGCAAGTACCCCAAGGCCGTGGTGTTCCACGACGGCCGCCTCGCCTTCCTGCCAACCGCCGGCAGCACGCTCGCCATGTTCATGTGGCTGCCCTTCGGCATCTCCCTCGGCGCCGCCCGCCTGGTGGTCGCGCTCACCGTCCCATACCGGTACTCCACGCCGATCCTGGCAGCCACCGGCATGTCCTGGCGGCTCAAAGACGGCGGCGAGCGGCCGCCGCTGCAGGGCGCAGACGGCGACGAGCGAGGGCGCCGGCGCGGGCAGATGTTCGTGTGCAACCACCGCACGCTCATCGACCCGGTCTACGTGTCGGTGGCTCTAGACCGGCAGGTGCGCGCCGTGTCGTACAGCCTCAGCCGCCTCTCGGAGCTCATCTCGCCGATCGGCCGCACGGTGCGGCTAACACGAGACCGCGACGCCGACGGCCGCGCCATGGCCCGCCTCCTGGAACGCGGCGACCTCGTCGTCGTCTGCCCCGAGGGCACTACCTGCCGTGAGCCGTACCTGCTCCGGTTCAGCCCGTTGTTCGCGGAGCTCAGCGACGACGTGGTACCCGTGGGCATCGCCGTCGAGACGGCAATGTTCTACCCGACCACGGCCGGCGGGCTTAAGTGCCTCGACTCGCTCTACTACATCGTCAACCCGAGGATGTGCTACACGGTGCAGTTCCTGGAGCGGGTGAGCACGGCGGCGGTAAGGGAGGGGAAGATGCCCAGCGCCGACATGGCCAACCTCGTGCAGAAGACGATGGGGGACGCGCTCGGGTACAGCTGCACCATGCTCTCCAGGAAGGACAAGTACCGCATGCTCGCCGGTAACGACGGCAAATGCTCGTCTGCTGCTGCTTCGAGGAACCACAGCTCATGA